From Ochotona princeps isolate mOchPri1 chromosome X, mOchPri1.hap1, whole genome shotgun sequence, one genomic window encodes:
- the LOC101522128 gene encoding LOW QUALITY PROTEIN: 26S proteasome complex subunit SEM1-like (The sequence of the model RefSeq protein was modified relative to this genomic sequence to represent the inferred CDS: inserted 1 base in 1 codon; substituted 1 base at 1 genomic stop codon) gives MSKKXQPVDXGLCKEDNKFKEFPAEDWTGLDEDENAHVWEDNWDDDSVKDDFSSQLQAELEKHGFKMETS, from the exons ATGTCCAAGAAATAGCAGCCGGTAG TGGGTCTCTGCAAGGAGGACAACAAGTTCAAAGAGTTCCCCGCCGAAGACTGGACTGGTTTGGATGAGGATGAaaatgcacatgtgtgggaggaTAACTGGGACGATGACAGTGTGAAGGATGACTTCTCCAGTCAGCTGCAAGCTGAGCTGGAGAAACATGGTTTTAAGATGGAGACTTCATAA